In a single window of the Geotrypetes seraphini chromosome 11, aGeoSer1.1, whole genome shotgun sequence genome:
- the BUD31 gene encoding protein BUD31 homolog — MPKVKRSRKAPPDGWELIEPTLDELDQKMREAETEPHEGKRKVESLWPIFRIHHQKTRYIFDLFYKRKAISRELYEYCIREGYADKNLIAKWKKQGYENLCCLRCIQTRDTNFGTNCICRVPKSKLEVGRIIECTHCGCRGCSG; from the exons ATGCCCAAAGTAAAGAGAAGCAGGAAGGCACCACCTGATGGCTGGGAATTAATTGAACCAACCCTAGATGAATTGGATCAGAAAATGAGAGAAG CTGAGACTGAACCCCATGAAGGGAAAAGGAAAGTTGAATCTTTGTGGCCAATCTTTCGAATTCATCACCAGAAGACACGTTACATTTTTGATCTGTTTTATAAAAGGAAAGCGATTAGCAGAG aattatatgagtACTGTATCAGGGAGGGCTATGCTGATAAAAACTTGATTGCTAAGTGGAAGAAACAGGGTTATGAGAACCTCTGCTGTCTGCGCTGTATTCAGACTCGGGACACCAACTTTGGGACAAACTGCATCTGTAGAGTCCCCAAGAGCAAGCTGGAAGTG GGAAGAATCATTGAATGTACACATTGTGGCTGCAGAGGCTGCTCAggttaa